Proteins from a genomic interval of Ralstonia wenshanensis:
- a CDS encoding phasin family protein produces MLTQEQIAAAHKANLETFFGLTNKAFEGLEKLVELNLQVVKATLAENVEHAKKALTAKDAQELLSVQTAAVQPLAEKVLAYSRHLYEIASDTQTEFSKAAEVQIAENSRKLQALVDNVSKNAPAGSESAVALVKSALSAANNAYDSVQKATKQAVELAESNFHAAANAASKATAQASAQARAATGKKSATTAA; encoded by the coding sequence ATGCTGACTCAGGAACAGATCGCTGCGGCGCACAAGGCCAACCTGGAAACCTTCTTCGGCCTGACCAACAAGGCATTTGAAGGCCTCGAAAAGCTGGTCGAACTGAACCTGCAGGTCGTCAAGGCTACCCTGGCCGAGAACGTGGAACATGCCAAGAAGGCACTGACCGCCAAGGACGCCCAAGAGCTGCTGTCGGTGCAAACCGCCGCCGTGCAACCCCTGGCTGAAAAGGTTCTCGCTTACAGCCGTCACCTGTACGAAATCGCTTCGGACACGCAAACCGAATTCAGCAAGGCAGCTGAAGTGCAGATCGCTGAAAACAGCCGCAAGCTGCAAGCGCTCGTCGACAACGTGTCGAAGAACGCTCCGGCCGGTTCGGAATCGGCAGTTGCCCTGGTGAAGTCGGCCCTGTCGGCCGCCAACAACGCGTACGACTCGGTGCAGAAGGCTACCAAGCAAGCTGTGGAACTGGCTGAAAGCAACTTCCACGCTGCTGCCAACGCTGCCAGCAAGGCAACCGCCCAAGCATCCGCCCAAGCGCGCGCTGCTACCGGCAAGAAGTCGGCAACGACCGCTGCCTAA